The genomic region GCCTCGTATCCGCCTTCTCGGTGGCGTCGTTGCAGGGTTCGGATCCAGCGGGTAGTCACGCCGAAATGCTCTGCGGCTTCGACCTGGCTCATGCCGGTGATTTCCATGGTTTCGATGATGATTTTCGGTGCTGGTTTGTCTGCCTTCGTCATCGATTAATCATGGCGGAACGATGTCTCGAGACACGGTTTTTCTCGTCTCCGGGGCAATCCCGGCAGCAGATGTGCCCACCGGAACGATGTGGTGAGACATCTCCGCAGGCTGAACCGGAACGATCTCATGAGACATGCGGAACGATGTCACCGAACCAGACACCTCCGGGCGCACCAACTGTTGAAACGCCCCAAGCACCGCTTGGGGCGTTTTCGCGTTTCCTGGGAAGCCCGAACACCCTGAGAGGCACTTTCGAGGAAACCTAAAAGAACTTATAAAACTGAAAAACGGCTGATTAAAGGCACTTTTAGAGTCGACGTTTGCTTGAAAGCAACTGTCCAAATTGGTAGCTTTGACGGCAGTTTCGCGGGAGAAGTGTGTTCTATGTACTTCTTCCCCGAATTTCTCCCATTTACAAAACAACCATTGGAGCCATTTTGAAGAACGCTTCTTCCCCGTTCGAGTGCAACTCGGACGCTGCCGCACAGGGCCCCGTGAACCCTGCGCGCTACAACGCAATGTCCAACGCGGGCCGCTCCTCGCGCCGCGGCAACTCCGGCAAGCGCGCCGCCGTCGCCGGCATGACGTCTGTCTCCCTGGCGCTGGCTGGGCTGACCGTGCCGGGTGTTGTTGGGGGTGTGGGAAGTGGCGCATCCTTGGCAAGTGCTCAAGAGACTGACACCACCACTATTGCTGCGAGATTCTCGAAATCCGATCTAACTGACCATAAGTGGGCTGCAACGCTCACCCTTGACTTCGGCCAAGCTGCTCAGACTTTCAACAGTGTTCGTATCGAGGTACCTGCTGAAATTGAATCGACTGACACGTTCCCGGATAGAGCAAATTACAGCGTGCGATTGCTTAAAGGTAGAGACCTCGTTGAGGATCTCGGAGTTATTGAAGGAGTTGGGGGAGGCTCCCCTAAAGAACTACGGACGTTGGCGTTTACTCTTCCAAAGAGCGTGACCCTGCCTGATGAAAATCTGGCGCTTCAGTTCCGCTACGAGGATGGTACCTATTCCGATTTTCCTACCGATGGGGGGGCTTCCGCAGCCAAGCTCCGAGCCGTAATCAACGAAGTTGACATGACGGGTTCTGTGTCTGATGTGGTGGCGGATCAGTACGGCAAGCCGGTTGAGGGCACCACGGTTGAGTTGGTTGACGGCAACGGTGAGGTTGTGGAGTCGACGACTGTTGGTGCTGATGGCAAGGTTGACTGGGCTGATGTGCAGCCGGGTGATTACACGCTTCGTGTGACGACGCCGGATGGGTATTCCGATGTTGCGGACCAGTCGTTTACGGTCAAGCCTGGTGAGAAGGACAAGAAGCTTCCGCCGCTTGATATTCAGGCGGAGAATGGTTCTGTGTCTGATGTGGTGGCGGATCAGTACGGCAAGCCGGTTGAGGGCACCACGGTTGAGTTGGTTGACGGCAACGGTGAGGTTGTGGAGTCGACGACTGTTGGTGCTGATGGCAAGGTTGACTGGGCTGATGTGCAGCCGGGTGATTACACGCTTCGTGTGACGACGCCGGATGGGTATTCCGATGTTGCGGACCAGTCGTTTACGGTCAAGCCTGGTGAGAAGGACAAGAAGCTTCCGCCGCTTGATATTCAGGCGGAGAATGGTTCTGTGTCTGATGTGGTGGCGGATCAGTACGGCAAGCCGGTTGAGGGCACCACGGTTGAGTTGGTTGACGGCAACGGTGAGGTTGTGGAGTCGACGACTGTTGGTGCTGATGGCAAGGTTGACTGGGCTGATGTGCAGCCGGGTGATTACACGCTTCGTGTGACGACGCCGGATGGGTATTCCGATGTTGCGGACCAGTCGTTTACGGTCAAGCCTGGTGAGAAGGACAAGAAGCTTCCGCCGCTTGATATTCAGGCGGAGAATGGTTCTGTGTCTGATGTGGTGGCGGATCAGTACGGCAAGCCGGTTGAGGGCACCACGGTTGAGTTGGTTGACGGCAACGGTGAGGTTGTGGAGTCGACGACTGTTGGTGCTGATGGCAAGGTTGACTGGGCTGATGTGCAGCCGGGTGATTACACGCTTCGTGTGACGACGCCGGATGGGTATTCCGATGTTGCGGACCAGTCGTTTACGGTCAAGCCTGGTGAGAAGGACAAGAAGCTTCCGCCGCTTGATATTCAGGCGGAGAATGGTTCTGTGTCTGATGTGGTGGCGGATCAGTACGGCAAGCCGGTTGAGGGCACCACGGTTGAGTTGGTTGACGGCAACGGTGAGGTTGTGGAGTCGACGACTGTTGGTGCTGATGGCAAGGTTGACTGGGCTGATGTGCAGCCGGGTGATTACACGCTTCGTGTGACGACGCCGGATGGGTATTCCGATGTTGCGGACCAGTCGTTTACGGTCAAGCCTGGTGAGAAGGACAAGAAGCTTCCGCCGCTTGGCATTCAGAAGGATGCGCCACCGGTTTCTGCGACGCCAACTAGTACGGCTGCGCAGCCGTCGAAGCCGACCACGTCGACCTCGACCACCTCGGCACCGACGACGAAGACGACCACGTCGACCTCGACCGCGAAGCCGGCACCGACGACGACTAAGCCGACCACGTCGACCTCGACCGCGAAGCCGGCACCGACGACGACTAAGCCGACCACGTCGACCCCGACTGCGAAGCCGGCACCGACGTCCAAGCCGGCTACGTCGACCACGACGACCACGAAGCCGTCCACGTCGGCTCCGGCAACGACGACTACGACGTCCAAGCCGGCTACGTCGACCACGACGACCACGAAGCCGTCCACGTCGACTTCGGCAACGAAGGCCACGACGTCCAAGCCGGCTACGTCGACCACGACGACCACGAAGCCGTCCACGTCGGCTCCGGCAACGTCCACGACTACGAAGGCCGCAGTGCCGTCCACGACGACCAAGGCTGCTCCGTCGTCGACCACGAAGCCCGAACCGAAGCAGCCGAGCATCATCGGCACCGTTACCGGTCCGGATGGCAAGCCGCTGCCGAAGGAAGACGAGAACGGCAACCCGCTGCCGCCGACCAAGGTCACTGTCACGGATGATCAGGGCAACCAGGTCGGCGAGCCGATCGAGGTCGATGAGAACGGTAACTTCGAGGTTCCGGAGCTGCCGGAGGGCGACTACGTTGTGGTCGTTGACACGCCTGAGGGCTACAACACCCCGAAGCCGCAGGTCGTTCCCGTAAAGGACGGCGAGACTTCCACGCTGCCGCCGATTACGGTGACTAAGCCGGACGTTGATCTGGATAAGAACAAGCCGGCTCCGAAGCCGGGTTCCATCAACGGTTGGTTGATCGACGATTCCAACCGTCCGATTCCGGGCGCAGAGACCAAGCTGGTCAAGAAGGGCGTCACCGACCCGGACACTGGCGAGAAGTTCGACTACGAGGTGCCGCTGACCGTGGATGCGGACGGCTACTTTGTCACCCCGCCGATCGACTTCAAGTACTTCCCGGAAGGCAAGGCTGACTTCGACCTTGAGGTTTCCATGCCGGAGGGCTGGCCGGACGAGGATGTCACTGGTGCGAAGGTGAACCGTACGGTCACCGTTGAGCAGGGCAAGACCACTTCTGTCGAGATCAAGGTCCCGGCTCCACAGACCCAGTCCATCGTGGGTCGCGTCGATGACGGCAACGGCAATAAGGTTCCGGGCACCGTGGTTGTGGTCACCGACGGGCGCGGCAACTCTCGCGTCATTCCGGTCGAGGACGACGGCTCCTTCGAGGTCGACAAGTTGATCCCGGGCGTGCACGACGTTGAGATCCTCACGCCGGGCCAGGGCCGTGACACCGATCCGATCAAGGTTCCGGTGCGCGCTGGCGAAGATGTCGAGCTGCCCACCGTCCACCTGACCAAGAACACCTCGCTGAAGCTCGAGAAGCGAGTGTGGGGCCGCGACGCAGACAACAACGGCAAGGTCAAGAACGAGGACGGCGAGCTTGTCGACGACGTGATGACGGTCAAGGACGGCGAGGACCTGCCGTACGCCCTGATCGTCACCAACGACGGTGATCAGCCGATCAAGAACATTGAGTTCGATGATCCGGAGCTGGAAAAGCGCAACATCGAGTTGAAGATGCCGGAGGGCTGGACGGCCGAGTCCGAGCTGATGCCGGGCGAGTCCAAGGTCTTCAGCGCCACGATGAAGGCGCCGGAAGACGCGTTCGACTTCAACAACGTCGCGGTTGCAAACGGTGTCACCTCCAAGGGTGAGAAGGTCAGCTCCAAGCCGGATTCCGCTTACACCA from Corynebacterium fournieri harbors:
- a CDS encoding carboxypeptidase regulatory-like domain-containing protein; this translates as MTGSVSDVVADQYGKPVEGTTVELVDGNGEVVESTTVGADGKVDWADVQPGDYTLRVTTPDGYSDVADQSFTVKPGEKDKKLPPLDIQAENGSVSDVVADQYGKPVEGTTVELVDGNGEVVESTTVGADGKVDWADVQPGDYTLRVTTPDGYSDVADQSFTVKPGEKDKKLPPLDIQAENGSVSDVVADQYGKPVEGTTVELVDGNGEVVESTTVGADGKVDWADVQPGDYTLRVTTPDGYSDVADQSFTVKPGEKDKKLPPLDIQAENGSVSDVVADQYGKPVEGTTVELVDGNGEVVESTTVGADGKVDWADVQPGDYTLRVTTPDGYSDVADQSFTVKPGEKDKKLPPLDIQAENGSVSDVVADQYGKPVEGTTVELVDGNGEVVESTTVGADGKVDWADVQPGDYTLRVTTPDGYSDVADQSFTVKPGEKDKKLPPLGIQKDAPPVSATPTSTAAQPSKPTTSTSTTSAPTTKTTTSTSTAKPAPTTTKPTTSTSTAKPAPTTTKPTTSTPTAKPAPTSKPATSTTTTTKPSTSAPATTTTTSKPATSTTTTTKPSTSTSATKATTSKPATSTTTTTKPSTSAPATSTTTKAAVPSTTTKAAPSSTTKPEPKQPSIIGTVTGPDGKPLPKEDENGNPLPPTKVTVTDDQGNQVGEPIEVDENGNFEVPELPEGDYVVVVDTPEGYNTPKPQVVPVKDGETSTLPPITVTKPDVDLDKNKPAPKPGSINGWLIDDSNRPIPGAETKLVKKGVTDPDTGEKFDYEVPLTVDADGYFVTPPIDFKYFPEGKADFDLEVSMPEGWPDEDVTGAKVNRTVTVEQGKTTSVEIKVPAPQTQSIVGRVDDGNGNKVPGTVVVVTDGRGNSRVIPVEDDGSFEVDKLIPGVHDVEILTPGQGRDTDPIKVPVRAGEDVELPTVHLTKNTSLKLEKRVWGRDADNNGKVKNEDGELVDDVMTVKDGEDLPYALIVTNDGDQPIKNIEFDDPELEKRNIELKMPEGWTAESELMPGESKVFSATMKAPEDAFDFNNVAVANGVTSKGEKVSSKPDSAYTKFMRGKVEKKVNARFATNKDKPVSAKANSALGFTYEVKNSGSAPMVNVKLTDIVYEDGADEDNCVPGEVVNKEGDIKCYELEVKAPEGFDGTLLPGQRVIFTADIPEGLKPGAHHHNAAEARGELPKRPNRGDQFDGEPDYGEDPSSVLVISPRENLKGNAHIVVSEGAELATDIQAVTWVDKNGNGKQDAGQNEHVSGLEVTLVPTDGSPAISGTTGADGNVLFEKAPQGEYTMQIKSPGNLRLADPKDPEKNSFEPGAILESKPFKAEGKERFVSLKLETPATAANGSDLVVDEEEGSSLGKCLASTSSVSNPVAWLVPVGLLTAVMGGIGVMFEDQLNEASARANAAIREAMPQVDLGIGFQQPEWMRETQAQWQAQIDQVNRQLAAINPAAPAAAAGIGALAIAGLLTGIFYAGCEAGWFEPNEEGMTGSSSKGSSEKAEGDANEAEDAKTEENNSSIGSSSKDSSESVDEKDAKEESTN